One Manihot esculenta cultivar AM560-2 chromosome 6, M.esculenta_v8, whole genome shotgun sequence DNA segment encodes these proteins:
- the LOC110617725 gene encoding remorin isoform X2 has product MAEEEPKKLESETPSEPPPPAPATEAVEPPKDVAEEKSVIPPPTEEKGDDSKVLVAVEKAPESAEAKSTEGSVNRDAVLARVETEKRISLIKAWEESEKSKAENKAHKKLSAIASWENSKKASVEAELRHIEEKLEKTKAEYVEKMKNKIALIHKAAEEKRAMIEAKRGEDLLKAEEIAAKYRATGTAPKKLLGCF; this is encoded by the exons ATGGCTGAGGAGGAGCCTAAGAAGCTGGAATCGGAAACCCCCTCGGAGCCTCCACCTCCTGCTCCCGCAACTGAAGCTGTTGAACCTCCTAAAGATGTGGCTGAGGAGAAATCTGTAATTCCTCCGCCTACGGAGGAGAAGGGCGACGACTCCAAAGTGCTTGTTGCTGTTGAaa AGGCTCCGGAATCTGCTGAGGCTAAGAGCACCGAGGGATCTGTGAATCGAG ATGCTGTGCTTGCTAGGGTTGAAACAGAGAAGAGGATTTCACTTATTAAAGCATGGGAAGAGAGTGAAAAGAGCAAAGCAGAAAACAA AGCTCACAAAAAGCTGTCCGCCATCGCCTCATGGGAGAACAGCAAGAAAGCATCTGTAGAGGCTGAGTTGAGGCATATTGAG GAGAAATTGGAGAAGACGAAGGCAGAATATGTGGAGAAGATGAAAAACAAAATAGCACTAATCCACAAGGCAGCAGAAGAGAAAAGGGCAATGATTGAAGCTAAACGTGGTGAAGATCTTCTGAAGGCAGAGGAGATTGCAGCGAAGTATCGTGCCACTGGAACTGCTCCAAAGAAGCTACTTGGATGTTTTTAG
- the LOC110617725 gene encoding remorin isoform X1 produces the protein MAEEEPKKLESETPSEPPPPAPATEAVEPPKDVAEEKSVIPPPTEEKGDDSKVLVAVEKAPESAEAKSTEGSVNRGIASNVNIRWIITLFFSPLLNICCSLLVVEITSFCFGIDAVLARVETEKRISLIKAWEESEKSKAENKAHKKLSAIASWENSKKASVEAELRHIEEKLEKTKAEYVEKMKNKIALIHKAAEEKRAMIEAKRGEDLLKAEEIAAKYRATGTAPKKLLGCF, from the exons ATGGCTGAGGAGGAGCCTAAGAAGCTGGAATCGGAAACCCCCTCGGAGCCTCCACCTCCTGCTCCCGCAACTGAAGCTGTTGAACCTCCTAAAGATGTGGCTGAGGAGAAATCTGTAATTCCTCCGCCTACGGAGGAGAAGGGCGACGACTCCAAAGTGCTTGTTGCTGTTGAaa AGGCTCCGGAATCTGCTGAGGCTAAGAGCACCGAGGGATCTGTGAATCGAGGTATTGCTTCAAATGTTAACATTCGCTGGATTATCACTCTTTTTTTCTCTCCCCTTTTAAATATCTGCTGTAGTCTTTTAGTTGTTGAAATAACTAGCTTCTGTTTTGGCATAGATGCTGTGCTTGCTAGGGTTGAAACAGAGAAGAGGATTTCACTTATTAAAGCATGGGAAGAGAGTGAAAAGAGCAAAGCAGAAAACAA AGCTCACAAAAAGCTGTCCGCCATCGCCTCATGGGAGAACAGCAAGAAAGCATCTGTAGAGGCTGAGTTGAGGCATATTGAG GAGAAATTGGAGAAGACGAAGGCAGAATATGTGGAGAAGATGAAAAACAAAATAGCACTAATCCACAAGGCAGCAGAAGAGAAAAGGGCAATGATTGAAGCTAAACGTGGTGAAGATCTTCTGAAGGCAGAGGAGATTGCAGCGAAGTATCGTGCCACTGGAACTGCTCCAAAGAAGCTACTTGGATGTTTTTAG
- the LOC110616461 gene encoding transmembrane ascorbate ferrireductase 1: MAFEIKALPFTFVAHALAIVGAVLVLVWCIHFRGGLAWESSNKSLIFNIHPVLMLIGLIIIGGEAIISYKSLPLKKQEKKLIHLVLHAVALILGIIGIYTAFKYHNESGIANLYSLHSWLGIAIIVLYGLQWIYGFLVFFFPGGSTTIRSESLPWHVIVGVFAYILAVANAAIGFLEKLTFLENSGLAKYGSEALLVNFTAAVAIFYGAFVILTVVSQGPPVEDDYSYTAI; the protein is encoded by the exons ATGGCTTTCGAGATTAAAGCACTACCGTTCACGTTTGTTGCACACGCGCTTGCTATCGTTGGCGCGGTTTTGGTATTGGTTTGGTGCATACACTTCAGAGGTGGCTTGGCCTGGGAATCTTCCAACAAAAGTCTCATCTTCAAT ATTCATCCTGTTCTAATGCTAATCGGTTTAATCATCATAGGAGGTGAAG CCATTATAAGTTACAAATCTCTTCCTTTGAAGAAACAAGAGAAGAAATTGATACATTTGGTTCTTCATGCTGTTGCACTAATTCTGGGTATAATTGGCATCTACACTGCTTTCAAATATCATAACGAGAGTGGCATCGCCAATCTTTATAGCTTGCATTCGTGGCTTGGGATCGCGATCATTGTCCTTTATGGCCTTCAG TGGATATATGGGTTTCTTGTATTTTTCTTCCCTGGAGGGTCAACCACAATTAGGAGCGAGTCCCTGCCTTGGCATGTGATAGTAGGGGTGTTCGCCTATATTTTGGCAGTTGCCAACGCTGCTATTGGGTTCTTGGAGAAGCTCACATTCCTGGAGAACTCAGGACTTGCCAAATATGGCTCTGAGGCCTTACTCGTGAACTTTACTGCTGCGGTTGCAATATTTTATGGGGCCTTTGTTATATTGACTGTTGTTAGTCAAGGCCCACCGGTGGAAGATGATTACAGCTATACGGCTATATAG
- the LOC110616535 gene encoding girdin isoform X2 encodes MFKSWRSNNKKIKAVFKLQFQATQVPHLKKPALTISLLPEDVGKPTFKLEKAAVQDGTCSWEKPIYVTVKLIRQAKTGKLNEKIYHFIVSSGSSKSGYLGEASIDFADFAEETEPLTVSLPLKFANSGAVLHVTVQKLQGGTDQRYIEDNGDSALPQVESLKNTLSNGYTDETYRNSTEDRNLDIFSFENADQDGSFKASIGSNASIQSTPRQNSMPQKTMVDTFTTKNRLHRRSSTDWSVDSASDGSLADSTNSLPRELQGASDETIEKLKSEISSLTRQAELSELETQSLRKQITKESRRAQDLSRQIVDLKEERDTIKTEYEELRSQQKFIGGGESLNRFQAQNKDAMDQLEEIKRELSHEKEMNNDLKLQLQKTQDSNSELILAVRDLDDMLEQKNMEISHLSVKLELSKNIDKVQEKKCKCNMKEDDQRLVAVLEKLAREQNDACELCLLKQKIADLFDEIELYREDREKLENYIEQLAQENADLQQENHDLSFKLEQSRVEELKMQNESMETLASTERLELQIQRLEEQLKQQTQEFSESLISIKELESQVKEMDKELEKQAQGFENDLNTMMQAKIEQEQRAIRAEEALRKTRWKNAMTAEKLQEEFRRLSVDMAGKFDENEKLMTKAMAEANELHVQNRNLEERLHKANEELSLVRDQNRIRVEELSTQLDLKTKHLEHMSLELEATSQQLRCAQKHKEEKQEAFSVEIQMLQAEKKTSLEETEVLIERWNQERDELEKNYVFAKKEAEKAQEELFVLRSLNNEKETLVDKLSSEAESLRSQHVELKHSLSKEELEKENLQKQLLELKHELHKTKEGSKLKNNSSVAAFSEGKNCTPIYNENRGTRCAAINAANVKESEESKYKREKIQHSGMTATERMSAKEEVSVAPLERDDSNLTELLTEMELLRERNKSMESELKDMQERYSEISLKFAVVEGERQQLVMTVRNLKSGKKN; translated from the exons ATGTTTAAGTCGTGGAGGAGCAACAACAAAAAGATCAAAGCTGTTTTCAAGTTGCAGTTTCAGGCAACTCAG GTGCCACATCTAAAGAAACCTGCATTGACTATATCTTTGTTGCCAGAGGATGTAGGAAAGCCAACATTCAAATTGGAGAAAGCTGCTGTGCAGGATGGAACCTGTTCATGGGAGAAACCTATATATGTAACAGTGAAACTCATCAGACAGGCAAAAACAGGAAAACTGAATGAGAAAATATACCATTTCATTGTGTCTAGC GGATCTTCAAAATCAGGTTATCTTGGAGAAGCTTCAATTGATTTTGCAGATTTTGCGGAGGAAACCGAGCCATTGACCGTCTCTCTGCCGCTTAAGTTCGCCAACTCTGGTGCAGTTTTACAT GTGACAGTTCAGAAGTTACAGGGAGGTACCGATCAAAG ATACATTGAAGATAATGGAGATTCCGCACTTCCCCAAGTGGAAAGCTTGAAGAACACATTGAGCAATGGCTACACAGATGAAACTTACAGAAATTCCACTGAA GACAGGAACTTGGATATTTTCTCATTCGAAAATGCTGACCAAGATGGCAGCTTCAAAGCATCTATTGGTTCTAATGCCAGCATCCAATCAACTCCAAGACAAAATTCCATGCCTCAAAAGACAATGGTTGATACTTTCACAACAAAGAACCGTCTGCATAGAAGATCAAGCACAGATTGGTCAGTGGATTCAGCTTCAGATGGAAGTTTAGCTGACTCAACAAACAGCCTTCCAAGAGAACTGCAAGGGGCTTCAGATGAAACCATTGAAAAACTTAAAAGTGAAATTTCCAGTTTAACAAGGCAGGCAGAATTATCAGAATTGGAAACGCAGTCTCTGCGGAAGCAAATTACAAAGGAGAGCAGAAGAGCACAGGATTTATCAAGGCAAATTGTCGACCTTAAAGAGGAGAGAGACACAATCAAGACAGAATATGAAGAACTCAGGTCCCAACAGAAGTTTATTGGTGGAGGAGAATCCCTGAACAGATTCCAAGCTCAGAATAAGGATGCCATGGATCAACTAGAAGAAATCAAGCGAGAGCTTAGTCATGAAAAGGAGATGAATAATGATCTCAAGTTGCAACTACAGAAAACACAAGATTCCAATTCAGAGTTGATTCTTGCAGTGAGAGACCTTGATGATATGTTGGAGCAGAAGAATATGGAAATATCTCATCTTTCTGTGAAGCTTGAGTTAAGTAAGAATATTGATAAGGTTCAGGAGAAAAAATGTAAATGCAACATGAAAGAGGATGACCAACGATTAGTAGCTGTACTGGAAAAATTAGCAAGGGAGCAAAATGATGCCTGTGAATTATGCTTACTGAAGCAAAAAATTGCAGATCTCTTTGATGAAATTGAACTATACAGAGAAGATAGGGAAAAACTGGAGAATTATATTGAACAACTTGCCCAAGAGAATGCAGATTTACAGCAGGAAAACCACGATTTGTCTTTTAAGTTAGAGCAGAGCAGGGTAGAAGAACTGAAGATGCAAAATGAATCCATGGAAACTTTGGCTTCTACTGAACGACTTGAACTACAGATTCAGAGATTGGAGGAACAATTAAAGCAGCAGACACAAGAATTCTCAGAATCATTGATTTCCATCAAAGAACTCGAAAGTCAGGTCAAAGAAATGGATAAAGAACTGGAAAAGCAGGCACAGGGATTTGAAAACGATCTGAATACAATGATGCAAGCCAAAATTGAGCAGGAACAAAGAGCCATTCGAGCAGAAGAGGCCTTGAGGAAGACAAGGTGGAAAAATGCTATGACAGCAGAGAAGCTGCAAGAGGAATTTAGAAGACTTTCAGTAGATATGGCAGGCAAGTTTGATGAAAATGAGAAGCTGATGACTAAAGCAATGGCAGAAGCTAATGAACTACATGTTCAGAACCGAAATCTGGAAGAAAGGCTTCACAAAGCTAATGAAGAACTTTCATTAGTCAGGGACCAGAACAGAATAAGAGTGGAAGAGCTATCGACTCAACTAGATTTGAAAACAAAACACTTAGAGCATATGTCATTAGAACTAGAAGCTACATCCCAGCAACTGAGATGTGCACAGAAGcataaagaagaaaaacaagAGGCTTTCTCGGTGGAAATTCAAATGCTCCAAGCAGAGAAAAAGACATCGCTTGAAGAAACAGAGGTGCTAATAGAAAGATGGAATCAAGAGAGAGATGAATTGGAGAAAAATTATGTTTTCGCAAAGAAGGAAGCAGAAAAGGCCCAAGAAGAATTATTCGtgttgaggtctttgaataaTGAAAAAGAGACACTGGTTGACAAACTGTCATCAGAAGCAGAAAGCCTTAGGTCTCAGCATGTTGAGTTAAAACATAGCTTGTCTAAAGAAGAACTGGAGAAAGAAAACCTGCAGAAACAATTGCTTGAATTAAAGCATGAGCTACACAAGACAAAAGAAGGAAGTAAGCTAAAAAACAATAGCAGTGTAGCTGCATTTTCAGAGGGAAAGAACTGCACTCcaatatataatgaaaatagGGGGACAAGATGTGCCGCAATAAATGCTGCAAATGTCAAGGAATCTGAAGAAAGCAAATACAAAAGGGAGAAAATTCAGCATTCTGGGATGACTGCCACTGAAAGAATGTCTGCCAAGGAAGAAGTTAGCGTAGCACCACTTGAAAG GGATGACAGCAACCTTACTGAATTGTTGACTGAAATGGAACTGCTGAGGGAAAGGAACAAATCCATGGAAAGTGAATTGAAAGATATGCAAGAGAGATATTCAGAGATAAGCCTCAAATTTGCAGTAGTAGAAGGTGAAAGACAACAACTTGTCATGACTGTACGCAACCTCAAGAGCGGTAAGAAGAACTAG
- the LOC110616535 gene encoding girdin isoform X1, producing the protein MFKSWRSNNKKIKAVFKLQFQATQVPHLKKPALTISLLPEDVGKPTFKLEKAAVQDGTCSWEKPIYVTVKLIRQAKTGKLNEKIYHFIVSSGSSKSGYLGEASIDFADFAEETEPLTVSLPLKFANSGAVLHVTVQKLQGGTDQRYIEDNGDSALPQVESLKNTLSNGYTDETYRNSTEVELNCFAIMSQDRNLDIFSFENADQDGSFKASIGSNASIQSTPRQNSMPQKTMVDTFTTKNRLHRRSSTDWSVDSASDGSLADSTNSLPRELQGASDETIEKLKSEISSLTRQAELSELETQSLRKQITKESRRAQDLSRQIVDLKEERDTIKTEYEELRSQQKFIGGGESLNRFQAQNKDAMDQLEEIKRELSHEKEMNNDLKLQLQKTQDSNSELILAVRDLDDMLEQKNMEISHLSVKLELSKNIDKVQEKKCKCNMKEDDQRLVAVLEKLAREQNDACELCLLKQKIADLFDEIELYREDREKLENYIEQLAQENADLQQENHDLSFKLEQSRVEELKMQNESMETLASTERLELQIQRLEEQLKQQTQEFSESLISIKELESQVKEMDKELEKQAQGFENDLNTMMQAKIEQEQRAIRAEEALRKTRWKNAMTAEKLQEEFRRLSVDMAGKFDENEKLMTKAMAEANELHVQNRNLEERLHKANEELSLVRDQNRIRVEELSTQLDLKTKHLEHMSLELEATSQQLRCAQKHKEEKQEAFSVEIQMLQAEKKTSLEETEVLIERWNQERDELEKNYVFAKKEAEKAQEELFVLRSLNNEKETLVDKLSSEAESLRSQHVELKHSLSKEELEKENLQKQLLELKHELHKTKEGSKLKNNSSVAAFSEGKNCTPIYNENRGTRCAAINAANVKESEESKYKREKIQHSGMTATERMSAKEEVSVAPLERDDSNLTELLTEMELLRERNKSMESELKDMQERYSEISLKFAVVEGERQQLVMTVRNLKSGKKN; encoded by the exons ATGTTTAAGTCGTGGAGGAGCAACAACAAAAAGATCAAAGCTGTTTTCAAGTTGCAGTTTCAGGCAACTCAG GTGCCACATCTAAAGAAACCTGCATTGACTATATCTTTGTTGCCAGAGGATGTAGGAAAGCCAACATTCAAATTGGAGAAAGCTGCTGTGCAGGATGGAACCTGTTCATGGGAGAAACCTATATATGTAACAGTGAAACTCATCAGACAGGCAAAAACAGGAAAACTGAATGAGAAAATATACCATTTCATTGTGTCTAGC GGATCTTCAAAATCAGGTTATCTTGGAGAAGCTTCAATTGATTTTGCAGATTTTGCGGAGGAAACCGAGCCATTGACCGTCTCTCTGCCGCTTAAGTTCGCCAACTCTGGTGCAGTTTTACAT GTGACAGTTCAGAAGTTACAGGGAGGTACCGATCAAAG ATACATTGAAGATAATGGAGATTCCGCACTTCCCCAAGTGGAAAGCTTGAAGAACACATTGAGCAATGGCTACACAGATGAAACTTACAGAAATTCCACTGAA GTTGAACTGAACTGCTTTGCAATCATGTCACAGGACAGGAACTTGGATATTTTCTCATTCGAAAATGCTGACCAAGATGGCAGCTTCAAAGCATCTATTGGTTCTAATGCCAGCATCCAATCAACTCCAAGACAAAATTCCATGCCTCAAAAGACAATGGTTGATACTTTCACAACAAAGAACCGTCTGCATAGAAGATCAAGCACAGATTGGTCAGTGGATTCAGCTTCAGATGGAAGTTTAGCTGACTCAACAAACAGCCTTCCAAGAGAACTGCAAGGGGCTTCAGATGAAACCATTGAAAAACTTAAAAGTGAAATTTCCAGTTTAACAAGGCAGGCAGAATTATCAGAATTGGAAACGCAGTCTCTGCGGAAGCAAATTACAAAGGAGAGCAGAAGAGCACAGGATTTATCAAGGCAAATTGTCGACCTTAAAGAGGAGAGAGACACAATCAAGACAGAATATGAAGAACTCAGGTCCCAACAGAAGTTTATTGGTGGAGGAGAATCCCTGAACAGATTCCAAGCTCAGAATAAGGATGCCATGGATCAACTAGAAGAAATCAAGCGAGAGCTTAGTCATGAAAAGGAGATGAATAATGATCTCAAGTTGCAACTACAGAAAACACAAGATTCCAATTCAGAGTTGATTCTTGCAGTGAGAGACCTTGATGATATGTTGGAGCAGAAGAATATGGAAATATCTCATCTTTCTGTGAAGCTTGAGTTAAGTAAGAATATTGATAAGGTTCAGGAGAAAAAATGTAAATGCAACATGAAAGAGGATGACCAACGATTAGTAGCTGTACTGGAAAAATTAGCAAGGGAGCAAAATGATGCCTGTGAATTATGCTTACTGAAGCAAAAAATTGCAGATCTCTTTGATGAAATTGAACTATACAGAGAAGATAGGGAAAAACTGGAGAATTATATTGAACAACTTGCCCAAGAGAATGCAGATTTACAGCAGGAAAACCACGATTTGTCTTTTAAGTTAGAGCAGAGCAGGGTAGAAGAACTGAAGATGCAAAATGAATCCATGGAAACTTTGGCTTCTACTGAACGACTTGAACTACAGATTCAGAGATTGGAGGAACAATTAAAGCAGCAGACACAAGAATTCTCAGAATCATTGATTTCCATCAAAGAACTCGAAAGTCAGGTCAAAGAAATGGATAAAGAACTGGAAAAGCAGGCACAGGGATTTGAAAACGATCTGAATACAATGATGCAAGCCAAAATTGAGCAGGAACAAAGAGCCATTCGAGCAGAAGAGGCCTTGAGGAAGACAAGGTGGAAAAATGCTATGACAGCAGAGAAGCTGCAAGAGGAATTTAGAAGACTTTCAGTAGATATGGCAGGCAAGTTTGATGAAAATGAGAAGCTGATGACTAAAGCAATGGCAGAAGCTAATGAACTACATGTTCAGAACCGAAATCTGGAAGAAAGGCTTCACAAAGCTAATGAAGAACTTTCATTAGTCAGGGACCAGAACAGAATAAGAGTGGAAGAGCTATCGACTCAACTAGATTTGAAAACAAAACACTTAGAGCATATGTCATTAGAACTAGAAGCTACATCCCAGCAACTGAGATGTGCACAGAAGcataaagaagaaaaacaagAGGCTTTCTCGGTGGAAATTCAAATGCTCCAAGCAGAGAAAAAGACATCGCTTGAAGAAACAGAGGTGCTAATAGAAAGATGGAATCAAGAGAGAGATGAATTGGAGAAAAATTATGTTTTCGCAAAGAAGGAAGCAGAAAAGGCCCAAGAAGAATTATTCGtgttgaggtctttgaataaTGAAAAAGAGACACTGGTTGACAAACTGTCATCAGAAGCAGAAAGCCTTAGGTCTCAGCATGTTGAGTTAAAACATAGCTTGTCTAAAGAAGAACTGGAGAAAGAAAACCTGCAGAAACAATTGCTTGAATTAAAGCATGAGCTACACAAGACAAAAGAAGGAAGTAAGCTAAAAAACAATAGCAGTGTAGCTGCATTTTCAGAGGGAAAGAACTGCACTCcaatatataatgaaaatagGGGGACAAGATGTGCCGCAATAAATGCTGCAAATGTCAAGGAATCTGAAGAAAGCAAATACAAAAGGGAGAAAATTCAGCATTCTGGGATGACTGCCACTGAAAGAATGTCTGCCAAGGAAGAAGTTAGCGTAGCACCACTTGAAAG GGATGACAGCAACCTTACTGAATTGTTGACTGAAATGGAACTGCTGAGGGAAAGGAACAAATCCATGGAAAGTGAATTGAAAGATATGCAAGAGAGATATTCAGAGATAAGCCTCAAATTTGCAGTAGTAGAAGGTGAAAGACAACAACTTGTCATGACTGTACGCAACCTCAAGAGCGGTAAGAAGAACTAG